In a genomic window of Polycladomyces abyssicola:
- a CDS encoding FtsK/SpoIIIE family DNA translocase encodes MAKGKTKRNEQIQRAIQFELYGILILTLSVVTIAGLGAVGRSLTYICRMLIGNWNFLIPTATAVLGVYVMIKRRWPSEWTPRWTGTVLFLVAFLVFNHMSMFDQLREHGKEGPILLTTWQAILNERNSRLPTDIGGGMVGALFYALFHYLFDDSGTPLATVAMAAAGLILMTGFSFIQLLRLGKSRWMQKWAMWKQWLNSVWRLGKTERVNKKVKGTEPEAVIKESEEIPVIHDFTEKAQETTMADSDGPEAEAEIPPVPKKQGTTSTRKTTDKNESIVVQLKTEPVISPESYQLPAYSLLDKPKKTGKARERQDMTANAKKLEATLESFGVKAKVMQIHRGPSVTRYEVQPDIGVKVSRIVNLADDLALALAAKDIRIEAPIPGKSAVGIEVPNQKVAIVSLREVLESAQYHESTSKLSIALGRDISGEPIVGDLAKMPHLLVAGATGSGKSVCINGMITSLLYKAKPSEVKLMMIDPKMVELNVYNGIPHLLAPVVTDPRKAAIALKKVVAEMEKRYELFAKSGARDIVRFNQMVMDEKLGDAAPLPYIVVIVDELADLMMVAPADVEDAICRLAQMARAAGIHLILATQRPSVDVITGVIKANIPSRIAFGVSSQADSRTILDMGGAEKLLGRGDMLYLPMGANKPIRVQGALVTDREVEAVVQFVKGQQQARYHEAMIPKDHEVTEQEEVDDELYPQAVQVVVEAKTASVSLLQRRLRIGYTRAARLIDMMESHGIVGPYEGSKPREVKMTPEQWKAQNRSG; translated from the coding sequence ATGGCCAAAGGCAAAACCAAACGCAATGAACAGATTCAGCGGGCGATTCAGTTTGAACTCTATGGGATTCTCATTCTGACACTGTCGGTGGTGACGATCGCCGGACTTGGAGCGGTGGGACGTTCGCTCACGTACATTTGCCGGATGTTGATCGGTAACTGGAACTTCTTGATTCCGACCGCTACAGCCGTGTTGGGCGTCTATGTGATGATCAAGCGCCGCTGGCCGTCGGAATGGACACCGCGGTGGACGGGAACCGTTTTGTTTTTGGTCGCGTTCCTGGTATTTAACCATATGAGCATGTTTGATCAACTGCGCGAACATGGAAAAGAGGGGCCAATTTTGCTCACCACCTGGCAAGCGATTTTGAATGAGCGGAATTCCCGCTTGCCGACGGATATCGGGGGTGGCATGGTGGGCGCCCTGTTCTACGCATTATTTCATTATTTATTTGATGATTCGGGAACACCATTAGCTACTGTGGCGATGGCGGCGGCCGGTTTGATTTTGATGACAGGATTTTCCTTTATCCAATTGCTGCGACTGGGCAAATCACGATGGATGCAAAAATGGGCGATGTGGAAACAGTGGTTGAACAGCGTTTGGAGGTTGGGGAAAACGGAGAGAGTGAACAAAAAAGTCAAAGGGACCGAGCCTGAAGCAGTCATAAAGGAGAGCGAAGAGATTCCGGTGATTCATGATTTTACCGAGAAAGCCCAGGAAACCACAATGGCCGACTCGGACGGACCGGAAGCAGAAGCGGAAATCCCTCCTGTACCCAAGAAACAAGGAACAACTTCCACACGCAAGACAACCGACAAAAACGAGTCCATCGTTGTCCAGTTGAAAACAGAACCGGTGATTTCGCCTGAATCGTACCAATTGCCCGCCTATTCGTTGTTGGACAAGCCAAAAAAGACGGGGAAAGCGCGGGAACGACAGGATATGACCGCCAACGCCAAAAAGCTGGAAGCGACATTGGAAAGTTTCGGAGTCAAGGCCAAAGTGATGCAAATCCATCGAGGACCGTCAGTGACACGGTATGAGGTCCAGCCGGACATCGGTGTCAAAGTGAGCCGTATCGTCAATTTGGCGGACGATTTGGCATTGGCACTTGCGGCCAAGGATATTCGGATCGAGGCGCCCATCCCGGGAAAATCGGCAGTCGGGATCGAGGTTCCCAACCAGAAAGTGGCGATCGTCAGCCTGCGTGAAGTATTGGAAAGCGCGCAATATCACGAATCGACCTCCAAACTGAGCATTGCCCTGGGAAGGGACATTTCCGGTGAGCCGATTGTCGGTGATTTGGCCAAGATGCCGCATTTGTTGGTGGCTGGTGCGACCGGGTCGGGTAAAAGTGTATGCATCAACGGGATGATCACCAGTCTGTTGTACAAAGCCAAACCGAGCGAAGTCAAACTGATGATGATTGATCCCAAAATGGTGGAACTGAATGTATACAACGGGATCCCTCATCTGTTGGCTCCTGTGGTGACCGATCCCCGTAAGGCGGCGATTGCACTGAAAAAAGTGGTCGCGGAGATGGAAAAGCGTTACGAGCTATTCGCCAAATCGGGGGCACGGGATATCGTGCGGTTCAATCAGATGGTAATGGACGAAAAGTTGGGAGATGCCGCTCCATTGCCCTACATCGTCGTCATCGTGGACGAATTGGCTGATTTGATGATGGTGGCGCCCGCCGATGTGGAGGATGCGATCTGCCGTCTGGCGCAGATGGCGAGAGCCGCAGGCATTCATCTGATTTTGGCCACGCAGCGTCCGTCCGTCGATGTCATTACCGGTGTCATCAAAGCCAATATTCCCTCCCGGATCGCCTTCGGTGTTTCCTCCCAAGCCGATTCCCGCACGATCCTGGACATGGGGGGAGCGGAAAAGTTGTTGGGTCGTGGGGACATGCTTTATCTTCCGATGGGCGCCAACAAACCGATCCGCGTGCAAGGTGCATTGGTGACAGATCGGGAAGTGGAAGCGGTGGTTCAGTTCGTCAAAGGACAACAGCAGGCACGGTACCATGAGGCGATGATTCCGAAAGATCATGAGGTGACGGAACAGGAAGAAGTGGACGACGAGCTGTATCCGCAAGCGGTTCAAGTGGTGGTGGAAGCCAAGACCGCTTCAGTTTCTCTTCTTCAGCGCCGCTTGCGCATCGGCTATACACGGGCTGCCCGTTTGATCGACATGATGGAAAGTCACGGTATCGTCGGGCCGTATGAAGGGAGCAAACCGCGAGAGGTAAAGATGACTCCGGAACAGTGGAAAGCGCAAAATCGTTCAGGTTGA
- a CDS encoding ATP-dependent Clp protease proteolytic subunit, with amino-acid sequence MKRRNVMNAIQQLGQSNVPQMESNIYCLSVIGQIEGHLVLPSQNKTTKYEHIIPQLVAAEQNPQIEGIIIVLNTVGGDVEAGLAIAEMISTMSKPTVSLVLGGGHSIGVPIAVSADVSFIAETATMTIHPVRLTGLVIGVPQTFEYLEKMQERVIRFVARHSNISEELFRDLMFRTGELARDIGTNVVGTDAVKFGLIDRLGGLGDAMAELNRMIRARKEQPLQ; translated from the coding sequence ATGAAACGGCGAAATGTGATGAATGCGATTCAACAATTGGGGCAATCCAATGTGCCGCAAATGGAGTCCAACATTTATTGTTTGTCCGTGATCGGCCAAATCGAGGGGCATTTGGTACTGCCCTCGCAAAACAAGACGACCAAGTACGAACATATCATCCCACAACTCGTGGCAGCCGAGCAAAATCCGCAAATTGAAGGTATCATCATCGTATTGAATACGGTGGGGGGCGATGTGGAAGCAGGATTGGCGATCGCCGAGATGATTTCCACCATGAGCAAACCGACCGTGTCGTTGGTGCTGGGGGGCGGTCACAGTATCGGTGTCCCGATCGCGGTGTCGGCCGATGTCAGCTTCATCGCGGAGACGGCCACGATGACGATTCATCCCGTGAGGTTGACGGGTTTAGTCATCGGAGTGCCCCAGACGTTTGAGTACCTGGAAAAAATGCAGGAGCGGGTAATCCGGTTCGTTGCGCGTCATTCCAATATATCCGAGGAACTGTTCCGGGATTTGATGTTCCGAACCGGTGAGTTGGCCAGGGATATCGGTACCAATGTAGTCGGTACCGACGCAGTGAAATTCGGTTTGATCGACCGGCTGGGCGGGTTGGGTGATGCCATGGCCGAGTTGAACCGGATGATCCGTGCGCGAAAGGAGCAACCCCTCCAATGA
- a CDS encoding BMP family lipoprotein, protein MKKKVWISLLLCAALVLTSVGCAPGKAPGGKGGLSAGLVTDTGGINDESFNQTAWAGMEKAKKELGADIRYVESKRDDDYVPNLTKFAREGRSITWGIGFKFDKAIPQVANQFPNQKFGIVDHNLNGKIPKNVVAVTFKENEGSFLMGVIAGLMTKTNKVGFIGGISSPLIKKFEAGYRAGVKAVNPKATVQVAYAETFADAAKGRSLAANMFDGGVDVIYHAAGATGKGLFDEVKTRPKGKFWAIGVDMDQSRLAPDHTLSSMVKRVDVAVFNEIKNIKENKFDGGKEVQLGLKENGVGIAPTTSKNVPKQVLDKVEEFKQKIIKGEIKVPTQ, encoded by the coding sequence ATGAAAAAGAAAGTGTGGATCTCTCTTTTGCTCTGTGCAGCATTGGTGTTGACATCCGTAGGCTGCGCACCGGGTAAAGCTCCGGGCGGCAAAGGTGGCTTGTCTGCCGGACTGGTAACAGACACCGGCGGTATCAACGACGAATCCTTCAACCAGACCGCTTGGGCTGGGATGGAAAAAGCCAAAAAGGAATTGGGCGCTGATATCCGTTACGTGGAATCCAAGCGGGATGATGATTATGTTCCCAACCTGACCAAGTTCGCCCGGGAGGGACGCAGCATCACGTGGGGAATCGGGTTCAAGTTTGACAAGGCGATTCCGCAAGTGGCCAACCAATTTCCCAATCAAAAGTTTGGCATTGTCGACCACAACCTGAACGGAAAAATCCCAAAAAATGTAGTGGCCGTCACCTTCAAAGAAAATGAGGGATCGTTCCTGATGGGCGTGATCGCCGGATTGATGACCAAAACCAATAAGGTCGGATTCATCGGCGGCATCTCTTCGCCGTTGATCAAGAAATTTGAAGCCGGTTATCGTGCAGGCGTCAAAGCCGTCAATCCAAAAGCAACCGTGCAGGTGGCTTACGCGGAAACCTTCGCGGATGCGGCAAAAGGACGCTCCTTGGCAGCTAACATGTTTGACGGCGGGGTGGATGTTATCTACCATGCGGCCGGTGCGACAGGAAAAGGCTTGTTCGATGAGGTAAAAACCCGTCCGAAAGGGAAATTCTGGGCGATCGGCGTCGATATGGATCAATCCCGACTCGCACCAGATCATACGCTGAGTTCGATGGTAAAACGCGTCGATGTAGCAGTGTTCAACGAGATTAAAAACATCAAAGAAAACAAGTTTGACGGTGGTAAGGAAGTGCAGCTAGGCCTAAAGGAAAACGGTGTGGGTATCGCGCCGACCACCAGCAAGAACGTTCCAAAACAAGTGCTGGACAAGGTTGAGGAGTTCAAACAAAAAATCATCAAAGGCGAAATTAAGGTTCCCACCCAGTAA
- a CDS encoding HesB/YadR/YfhF family protein — MKLEITPQALDWFRRELSLKEGDTVRLLIHYQEQESNCFAGTGFSMRFSLEKPRKIGVIAEVEGIMFFIDDDELLYYPDFDQLVIRYDRGEDRIVYQMD; from the coding sequence ATGAAATTGGAGATTACCCCACAGGCACTGGATTGGTTTCGTCGAGAACTGTCGCTGAAAGAAGGGGATACGGTTCGATTGCTGATACACTATCAGGAACAAGAGTCGAATTGTTTTGCGGGTACGGGTTTTTCGATGCGGTTTTCATTGGAGAAACCAAGGAAGATCGGTGTCATTGCCGAGGTAGAGGGTATCATGTTTTTCATCGATGATGACGAACTGTTGTACTATCCTGATTTTGACCAACTGGTGATCCGGTATGACCGTGGAGAGGACAGGATTGTCTATCAGATGGACTAG
- a CDS encoding YlzJ-like family protein — translation MIHYSVMPLELVFEDPANQPKYQETKVNGVHMLIEWTGPSKARIVRLLSPNPQDYLNPKFQPGNQIPLKWGD, via the coding sequence ATGATCCACTACTCTGTCATGCCATTGGAACTGGTTTTTGAGGACCCTGCAAATCAACCAAAATACCAAGAAACGAAGGTCAACGGGGTTCATATGCTAATCGAGTGGACCGGACCGTCCAAGGCACGTATCGTACGCCTGCTTTCCCCCAATCCCCAAGATTATTTGAATCCCAAGTTTCAACCGGGAAATCAGATTCCCCTGAAATGGGGTGACTGA